A stretch of Amphiura filiformis unplaced genomic scaffold, Afil_fr2py scaffold_42, whole genome shotgun sequence DNA encodes these proteins:
- the LOC140144147 gene encoding uncharacterized protein — protein sequence MLVTTHNHLVKLPRHGQYLDIRSWNARSIGNKTVFVCDYVIEHDVDILFLQETWLDEYDTTKIGEFTPPGYNFINVPRSIRGGGGVGALFKSTLNLTVTPTTCNLKIIEHMCITDSDSGLTFICVYRPKPSKVNKYPISDFLQEFDNLMDEVSFMPNKLIIVGDFNVHVNKPELPDVRHFHDTISINGFQQHITVPTHISGNTLDLLISRPEDNIVVTHSVKESLISDHFFIEFILAYNKPPPKKVTKTKRDFLGFYPTSFTQDLKCQLSEIPDSLSSADELVNHFSVVCTKLLDHHAPLKTRSLSIRTRLPWFNEGIACARRVRRRLERKWRKSQSEHDRTCYLDQLHLVNDMITSAKTEFFKTKIANGDDKDLFRTINTLLNNSNKQLPVFSSSDIMSEQFSNFFKSKTDKIRYAQL from the coding sequence ATGCTGGTCACAACCCATAACCACCTGGTGAAACTTCCAAGACATGGCCAGTATTTAGACATCCGATCATGGAATGCCCgctcaataggaaacaaaacagtGTTTGTGTGTGACTACGTTATCGAACATGATGTAGACATTTTGTTTCTGCAAGAGACTTGGCTGGATGAATATGACACAACCAAAATCGGTGAATTTACACCACCTGGGTACAACTTCATTAACGTCCCAAGATCTATTCGGGGTGGAGGTGGAGTTGGTGCTCTGTTTAAATCAACCCTGAACTTAACTGTAACTCCAACAACCTGTAACCTGAAAATAATCGAACATATGTGTATTACTGACTCTGATTCTGGTTTAACATTTATATGTGTGTATAGACCCAAACCGTCAAAGGTTAACAAATATCCTATATCAGATTTCCTACAGGAATTTGATAATTTAATGGACGAGGTTTCTTTTATGCCAAACAAATTGATTATAGTAGGGGACTTCAATGTCCACGTTAATAAACCTGAATTACCAGATGTTCGTCATTTTCATGACACCATATCCATAAATGGTTTTCAACAACACATCACTGTTCCAACCCATATAAGTGGTAATACCCTTGATCTTCTGATATCCAGGCCTGAAGACAACATTGTTGTTACCCACAGTGTTAAGGAGTCACTGATCTCTGATCACTTTTTTATTGAGTTCATTCTGGCATATAACAAACCTCCTCCCAAGAAGGTAACCAAAACCAAACGGGACTTCCTGGGTTTTTATCCTACATCTTTTACTCAAGACCTTAAATGTCAGCTCTCTGAAATTCCTGACTCCTTGTCATCAGCGGATGAATTGGTCAACCACTTTTCTGTCGTTTGTACCAAATTACTTGACCATCATGCTCCTCTCAAAACAAGATCTTTGTCCATCCGCACTCGGCTACCATGGTTTAATGAAGGCATTGCTTGTGCTAGGCGAGTTCGCAGAAGGCTCGAAAGAAAATGGAGAAAGTCTCAATCAGAACACGATCGCACATGTTACCTTGATCAATTGCACTTGGTGAACGACATGATCACAAGTGCTAAAACTGagttttttaaaaccaaaatagcCAATGGGGATGACAAAGATCTGTTTCGTACAATTAATACTTTGCTCAACAATTCTAACAAACAATTGCCTGTGTTTAGCTCCTCTGATATCATGAGTGAACAGTTTTCCAACTTTTTCAAGAGTAAAACGGACAAGATCCGTTATGCCCAATTATGA